The genomic DNA CCATCCTCTAACAGGCTACTAACCAGGCATGACCACAAGGGAGCCCTGCGGCTCCATGGCTACGAGGCAGGCGCTGAGGATGGTGGGAGAATCAGCAGCTGAGATCCCACACATACGACAAGCCTCCCTCAGCTGGCGCCCTATTGAATGCAGGGAATGCTCCCCAAGGAGTGAGCTCCAGTCTagttgacagagagagagagagagagagagagagagagagagagagaagataaaAGCAGAGAGATTTAGATCAACAGGGAGAGCGATATGAAAAGTGAATCAGTCTCTAGTTCATTTGATATCATTCTCATATCTTAATCCTTCAGGGAAAATGaaggagaccaaaacaaatagAATGTGAATTATAAAATAAGAATAGAATATAAATGATTGAATCTGTTTAAAAATATGGTTTGAGTACAAGTATGTATATGTACCTGTGTATGCCCTGGAGTGTATGGACTATAAATGTATACAAGGCAACTCATAAATGTCAGAGCACTcaaagaagagaggagataaTCTAAACCACAATTTATGCTGAATGAATGGCCCTACTTACTGCTTTAACTTTGCTCAAAGCCAGAAATAGTAATAGTGTCTGAGTAAATATAGATACAGAAGAGTGCAAAGCCTCCAGCCACTTTATTTCAAATTACAGGAATACCAACATCCTTGTGTGGATAGATGTAAAATGGGTAAAGGACAAGTTTCTTTTGTTATATGTACCTGGGGATTTTAGGTGATTAtaagaatattattattagaataaaaacaggaaCTCTCTTTTGTACCTGAACATTACTCATTAGTAAAGTTTATTCATCAAGACAAATCTGATTCTTTTGAACTGGATTCACTCACCTTTTAGCTCTCCGTGCCCCAGTCTGCCTAATCGACCAATCACAATCCTCCAGGGCAGTGAGGTCATCTGGATGAGGCCAATACACCATTCCCACAGCTTCTGTAGTCCCATCTTCCTGGCTGAAACCTTGGGCCGCCGCGCTCTGAAGTAACACATAGAGAGATCAGACCTCTATCTCACACTAAACACATGTGAAAAAGGACAACTGTGCTCAGGACCATAAACAGCTTGCACACCTGTTGGGTACATCAATGTTGATAATGCAGGTCTCAAGGAGCTCCCCCTGCTGGTCAGTGCACGACACCAGGATCCAGCGCTGATCATGTGACAGGCAGTATCCAACAAAGAGCACATTGTATTTAGGAGGGATCTCTGCCCATATCTCCCCTTGTTCTGGTTGCTTGGGACGGGTCGGACCAAGGATGAAGGGGGGAGAGTACAGCTGCAGTGGGCTGGGATGCTGGAGAAGGAAACAAATGTGAGTTAATATGGACATGATCAATCATTTTCATGTATGTATAAGTTgcttaagaaaataaatcaaactttgaTTTGTCATGCCTACCTCTGGACTCTTTAGTACAGAATTAACAGTGGACACAGGTCCAAAACCAGTCAGGGACTTGATGTGGGTTTGCTGTGGCAGCAGGCGTCTGCATTGGGAGTAACAGGAGAAGGCCAAGGAGCGCAGATGTTGCAGGTACAAATGGCTCTCCCCACTGGCTGGCTGCAGAAGATACTGGCATGGCACCACCTACatacaacaacatgaaaagaaaagatgaagatcACAAGTGAATTCTGTTTAATTCTGTCCAGTGTAGATCGCAGAATCTTCCCACCTGTAGCACCAGTGCAGGTCTCATCATCTCAGGCAACGTCTGTAGCATCTCTGTGTAGCAACGAAGAAGCCCTAGAAGCCAAATGCTACTGGCCTCTACCTCatcactctcttcttcctctcccccttCATTTCTTGATCCACTTAAGCTAAGAAAAGCATCCACTATGTAAATAACGATAGCTGGTGGGTTGGTGTGGCTGTCCACTGAGTCAGCCACTGTTGGGATGCCGATTCTAGACTGCTCAGAGGTGCTGAAAGAGAGCAACAGAGTAAAGAAATGTATATAGTAAACCAGTACAATCGTATTAGTTCAAATGTGTGGAACAAAAACTTGAGAAAATGTCTTACAGTTCAGGGATTTCTGCTGGTGTGTTGGCTGGTGGTGTGGCACTGGAAGGCCCTTTAGAATCGCTGGTTGTCCCTTGGGTTGTCTCTCCCGTTTGGTTTGAGGTCGCTCCACTCGGAGTCGGAGCGTTTCCTGAACTTGCAGCCCCTGGAGCTTGTTCACCATCAGGACCCCAAGCTTGAGGCTGCCCAGAAGAGGCCGTTTGGGCTGAGGATGTGGGGTTTAAGGGAGGCTGGACTTTGGGAGGCAACAGAAGACTGCTGTCCAAAGGCAGGGCTGACAGCTGGGGacctgcatttaaaataatttaaatattaaaacttaaaaatgtatagattagattagattagatttgattAGACCATTTAAATGTTCTCACCAAGCTGTTGCTTGCAGGCATAAGCGTAGAGTTTAAGTTTGCTGAGGTTGTCGGTATGCTGCTGTCCAGCCCAGGGTCCAGTTAGCCACTGATCCACATCAAGTTCCTCCAGCTTTTCTTGTTCCACTTCATCCCCAACACGTACTAGTCCATCCCTGGACACTTTGGCCAGAGGACGGTGCTTCCCAAGGCGGCACGTCTGGAAACAGTTCATTCTCTCATCACAAACACTTATATCACAATATGTGTTGAATTTCTGCCATGCGTCTGATTCAGAATCAGATCTCCTACCTCGTAAACAGCACTGAGCTCCTGGAAGAAAGCCCGGGCTGCAGCCAGCAAAGAGGGGCTATTGGGACACAGCACCAAATATGCCACATCCCGCTGCCCCCCATAAGGCTCAAGCAGCAACTTCTCCCAGAAGGGTAACGCCAAAGGGGACAGTGCCAAGAAGTCTCTCTCACGGTCATAGCCCAGCAAGACTGTAGGGATGGGCAAGGGCTCTGGCGACTCCTCGGAACCTTAGACAAAAAGAGCAACATTTTTAGTTACAGCCTCTTTAGATATTTGTAGTATTACAGGTGAAATACAGTAAAAACCTAAAGCGAGAGACAGGATTTGAATGTACTGACTCACCGTAGGAACCTCTGCCAGCCATCTTATGAAACTGCTGCCAGGTGAGTGGACCCTGAACATGCTGGATATTTTCCCAGGTCCGTCCTGTTCTCTTCTTCTGGATAGCATCCTGCAGGAAAGgctgcagagacagcagcatGCGTACCATATCCTGGGACGACAACATGCTCATGTCCACCACTGTGGAAAttggcaggcacacacacacacaaacaggatacATGAACAGATGCTCACATATTAACATGATTCtatacacaaagaaataaacaaataaacaaataaacacacataaaacacatcaatataTAGTTTAGAGAACAGCTAGGaatacatgaaaataatattCTCACCAAAAATTGTAAAGCAGGATTAGAATTAAGGGAGTGTATCACATTTTATGTTATCCAAATGATCCATCAAGTTATTGTTATGCTGTGTATTTTCCAAATCCCTTATTTTACAGCCAAATCATGCTTCTTACCATTCGTGTGAGGCCAGGAGTGAAGGACTGTACTTCTGACAACAGCTGGATCCACTTTCCCTCCTGTGGGGTTATCCACATACTGCAGTCCTTGCTCAAAGGCATTGTAACACTCCACACAGGCATCACTCCCATCTGCCCACTGCTTTTCAGACATCCAGCTTTGGAGCAGTGCCCCCTTGCGACCATGACAGGAACAACTGAGGGGGAGATGCAATGACGCCAGAGAAGAAATAGGCTGGGAACACTGTTCCCGTAGGAGGACCATGACTAACGGAGAGGCAGGGGCTGCATCCTGTGGCCTCTTGGCCCTGGGGTCTCCCATAGTTGGGTCCCTACGGCAAAGAGCCAGCCTCCTCTCGGCCGCCCGACCTACCTCAGAAGTCCGACCGTAAATATCCAGCTCATCCTCCAGAAAGAGGCCTGTGCCATGAGCCAGTAGCCTGTTCACAATGGCACTGAAGCCACACATACAGCGGTACTGATCCTCACAAGTAGAATCAGGGATATAAACCCCCACATCTGCTCCTTTAACATTCATATTGCAGGCACAGATACAGCAGCTGTCAAAGTTACGATCCTTGAAGACGTTGAGGACGGAGTCTGAGAGCAGGAGGATAGTGTACAGGCTGTGCGCCTCGGGTAGGGAGGGTCCTGGCCGAGCTAGGGGCTCTACAGAGCTAAGGGGCAGGCTAGTGGAGGGCGTGGAGGCCGGTGAGCTGAGCTCAGTACCATCCTGTTTCACCGAACCTTGCCCAGAACTTGCAGCGTTAATACCCCGTGGTGTACGTGGGGTTCGTGGAGTGGGAACAGAGAAGCGAGGAGTGGCAGGAGATGGCAGGATCCCAACAGTCGTGCTCATAGAGGCAGTGGTGGCGCTCATCTGGCCGTACTCCTGGTCTGTGAGGGTGTTGACGCTTGGGACATTTCTGGAAAACGCACACgttgaaagaaacaaaaactactAGTCAGACATAGACAGATAAACTGAACTATAACTGTTCAGGCAGCAGCTCTTAAGAGGCCATACTGCACCTCACACCACAAAATCCTTTGAAAAAACTGACAGTCACAAAAGCTTCTCATAGCTGACTACTCACGTGTATCCATCTTTGATGAAAGTGTTATTCTGAGGATGCATGACCGTTGGGAAATGCTCCATTTTGGGCATTAGGGCCCAAGATGGACGATAGTAGCATTGCTCAGGAATCTTGAGTGGTGGTAGACTCTGGCTGGGTAGGCAGGATAGTGGAGCAAACATGGAGGAACCTATCTGTGGCTGGAGAGAGAAATTTATCATTTAGTAACACCGACACACTCTTCATTGTGTCGAGTGGTAAAACTGTATTACAGTAGTGTTTGACATGTCTATCGAGTAAGCATGCCTACCAAGAAATACTTACATTAGCAGTTAAATATTATGTTAGAGTCATAGTCAAGTAATACTTGGCAATAATCCTGAGAGATATAATTtcactgcatttgttttgtaaGTTGGGCATTGtagttttaatatttatcaAACAGAGGTGAATAGtaaacttttcatgttttttcagtgCAAAGCGGGATGGTATATGTGAGAtcaacccccccaaaaaactatAGCATGCATGTTCATTGTAACGAATGTGTgatattgatgtatttttaagaGGTTTTGGATAACAACGGGGGTCTCTGGCACAGAGAAATAGCAAATCAGGCTTTGGCTACAAGCAACACTTGCCAGGCATATAAAGTccttgttggatttgtttttcctgtcacAGTGCTAACAGTACAGTAGGTATTCTGTGTTCATAATATGTATGTTTGCAAttaaggagaggaaaggagataTTCCACATACATTTTATGACATATTTTATCCTTACCATTAACATATCACAAAAGAAAGCATGGACATTGATTTATACAGGTTCTTGTCCAGTGTCTAGTTTTGGTAATGTGTGCACTCCAGCCTCTCAAATTCTAACTGTGAGGTAATTACAGTGACAAAGAGGAAAACCTCCTCTAACCCATCATTTTGAAGGTTATATGCCCTAATTCAACTAGCACTGAATACATCTTGGTTATACACCACATATTGCATCATTACACCTGCAGGTAACACTCACACAACAGATCCAGTCAATTCTAATGCTTAGTGCAGGCTTTTAAACCTGTGTGGATGTTTAACGCATTGACTTGCACTAACGATACTTGTTGTTTGGAGAgggttgttgtttgtgttaaCGAGCAGATGCACCTAATAGTGTCCACTAAATGCATTCTTCTATAATTAGCACTTGCCAGCTCACAGAGCCTGCAGTCACTACAGATGTCTGACTCACAACACAGAGATAGGTAATTAGAAAGCTACAGGTATTAGTGAAACAATTCCAACATGATATGTAAGCCTGACCAGCTGCTCAAGAGCCAGTCAACAAGTCCCCGTATTGAATTCCTTTTGACGAGAGCTTTAAATGGATTGAAGTCATTTATAAAAGTAATTAACCAGCCAGAGTCTCTACTCCATTACTTCAGTGTAGCATATGATACATAAAGCTTAATTTGCTGCTACATGTGCTGTTAATTGGAGATCGATTCAGGATCTTAATTCTCACCTTGAAATCATCCTGCCGTGGACTGGCCATGCCCTCTTCAATCTCCATCCTATATTCAGTAAGTTGTGTGGAGGCTGAAGGCGGCAGGTGGTCAGCTGCTCCACTTGGCGCGGGGGGCTCTTGGCTTGGGGTGTCTCGATACGTCATGATGGGAGAGAAGGCCGGGTGCTGCTCTAGAGAAGGTGGGGTGGGAAACATGCGCTGGAGGTCTGCTACTGCTGAAAGGAGACAGAAATGGAGAAAGcgatggagagaggaggaggagaggggaaaaatgtAATGGGTGtgatgtgatgaagaaaatcatTGCAACACCTACAAAACTATGCCACACATGAAGTAAGAATGCAGcaaatatacataaacacagcagTTAGATTACAGAACTAAAAACTCACTTGATGGATAAGGTACTGCAACTCTTCCTTCTTTCCCCAGAGGGCGATCTTCTGTTGATACTGGAAGCTTGGTGGAGTGCTGGTTGGGGTAAACAGTCTACAAATTATTACACATGAGATGAGAGGatcagttttgtttaatttctaaaacaaaatgaacaatgaaagaCTTAAACTAATACCCAATATATGTGTCTGTGCTTCGACTAAATCTTCAAAAAGCCTGTTTGTTAAATAAGCCAGGTTATAGTATGTAAAGCAAGATTCCTCACCCCCAgctcttcctcatcttcatcaaaTATGTTGTCTAG from Larimichthys crocea isolate SSNF chromosome IX, L_crocea_2.0, whole genome shotgun sequence includes the following:
- the LOC104924912 gene encoding mediator of RNA polymerase II transcription subunit 13-like isoform X2, yielding MTTTANWVANGASLEDCHSNIFSLAELTGIKWRCYGFRSGGEYGPVISAPAQDDPVLRSFMRCVQANLLCVWRRKIKPDAKELWIFWWGEEPNLSDVIHHELEVSEEGLWECGLSYECRTLLFKAIHNLLERCLMDKGFLRIGKWFFKPHELEEKSLGNSEHLSCSFSFFLHGESNVCTSVEIAQHQPAYHVTEQHIRLAQTSITPVQVILSPYGLSGTLTGQAYKMSDPAARKLMEEWSYFYPMVLQQKEGSGEKEKEEASQAYDRNCHVAVEVIVGGVRMTYPAALVLIAQGDVPVEQPPPVPVAQGLNREPNHCSVALTPPTSPQQPCSADSGFVTSVSSVPTPDSSMGVPSISPKHSGKKLTCQVVHQAWRECYLNQPQYISNQPSDETPKKEVPNGVTTWDFNDLGARASCSCSRLKQQKLNLTTTSTANPQTSANSTQSSGPSLYPPSLPKHKTSDKTEKADKQSKKPATIPFHHRLSVTQETPLEQDSPGGPQLGGLVALEPPLEPLAALPSCKYPKPLSNGRKAPETLLHSPMSPLPPTLSPHPRVQDPEVLDGPVDMPVCPDGASGLGLIASETAVYTALLRQRENGAGWWRGFRTPRTDKTDFRPPELSSDILEEVKTEIATEGAPLKRLYTQTLKRFKISEERVRDHIHTLGLFQQPGVEALREPGDDPYDFKEGDIEYTFSTSKRLKGQGREPSKKVKQGEEITSNGALPDGKDAMSIFNSAPKSDESSQDDGAAKANPSLTREKDLVVNISDLDNIFDEDEEELGTVYPNQHSTKLPVSTEDRPLGKEGRVAVPYPSIADLQRMFPTPPSLEQHPAFSPIMTYRDTPSQEPPAPSGAADHLPPSASTQLTEYRMEIEEGMASPRQDDFKPQIGSSMFAPLSCLPSQSLPPLKIPEQCYYRPSWALMPKMEHFPTVMHPQNNTFIKDGYTNVPSVNTLTDQEYGQMSATTASMSTTVGILPSPATPRFSVPTPRTPRTPRGINAASSGQGSVKQDGTELSSPASTPSTSLPLSSVEPLARPGPSLPEAHSLYTILLLSDSVLNVFKDRNFDSCCICACNMNVKGADVGVYIPDSTCEDQYRCMCGFSAIVNRLLAHGTGLFLEDELDIYGRTSEVGRAAERRLALCRRDPTMGDPRAKRPQDAAPASPLVMVLLREQCSQPISSLASLHLPLSCSCHGRKGALLQSWMSEKQWADGSDACVECYNAFEQGLQYVDNPTGGKVDPAVVRSTVLHSWPHTNVVDMSMLSSQDMVRMLLSLQPFLQDAIQKKRTGRTWENIQHVQGPLTWQQFHKMAGRGSYGSEESPEPLPIPTVLLGYDRERDFLALSPLALPFWEKLLLEPYGGQRDVAYLVLCPNSPSLLAAARAFFQELSAVYETCRLGKHRPLAKVSRDGLVRVGDEVEQEKLEELDVDQWLTGPWAGQQHTDNLSKLKLYAYACKQQLGPQLSALPLDSSLLLPPKVQPPLNPTSSAQTASSGQPQAWGPDGEQAPGAASSGNAPTPSGATSNQTGETTQGTTSDSKGPSSATPPANTPAEIPELTSEQSRIGIPTVADSVDSHTNPPAIVIYIVDAFLSLSGSRNEGGEEEESDEVEASSIWLLGLLRCYTEMLQTLPEMMRPALVLQVVPCQYLLQPASGESHLYLQHLRSLAFSCYSQCRRLLPQQTHIKSLTGFGPVSTVNSVLKSPEHPSPLQLYSPPFILGPTRPKQPEQGEIWAEIPPKYNVLFVGYCLSHDQRWILVSCTDQQGELLETCIINIDVPNRARRPKVSARKMGLQKLWEWCIGLIQMTSLPWRIVIGRLGRLGHGELKDWSSLLGEHSLHSIGRQLREACRMCGISAADSPTILSACLVAMEPQGSLVVMPDAVTMGSVFGRSTALNLQTSQLNTPQDASCTHILVFPTSATTQLAPSSYPTEDNNDDMFDLPFPDELENDIGHDMMLITGNLHPSPNTSPVPSPGSPSGMGMGSHFQHTKSQGERLLSRDSPPEELKQQPLALGYYVSTAQANGLPHWFWASCPQAESQCPLFLKASLHHHISIAHSDELVTDKTKRTPHPLDSKTTSDVLRFVLEQYNALSWLTCTPATQDRQSCLPVHLAVLIQMYNAILNML
- the LOC104924912 gene encoding mediator of RNA polymerase II transcription subunit 13-like isoform X4, which translates into the protein MTTTANWVANGASLEDCHSNIFSLAELTGIKWRCYGFRSGGEYGPVISAPAQDDPVLRSFMRCVQANLLCVWRRKIKPDAKELWIFWWGEEPNLSDVIHHELEVSEEGLWECGLSYECRTLLFKAIHNLLERCLMDKGFLRIGKWFFKPHELEEKSLGNSEHLSCSFSFFLHGESNVCTSVEIAQHQPAYHVTEQHIRLAQTSITPVQVILSPYGLSGTLTGQAYKMSDPAARKLMEEWSYFYPMVLQQKEGSGEKEKEEASQAYDRNCHVAVEVIVGGVRMTYPAALVLIAQGDVPVEQPPPVPVAQGLNREPNHCSVALTPPTSPQQPCSADSGFVTSVSSVPTPDSSMGVPSISPKHSGKKLTCQVVHQAWRECYLNQPQYISNQPSDETPKKEVPNGVTTWDFNDLGARASCSCSRLKQQKLNLTTTSTANPQTSANSTQSSGPSLYPPSLPKHKTSDKTEKADKQSKKPATIPFHHRLSVTQETPLEQDSPGGPQLGGLVALEPPLEPLAALPSCKYPKPLSNGRKAPETLLHSPMSPLPPTLSPHPRVQDPEVLDGPVDMPVCPDGASGLGLIASETAVYTALLRQRENGAGWWRGFRTPRTDKTDFRPPELSSDILEEVKTEIATEGAPLKRLYTQTLKRFKISEERVRDHIHTLGLFQQPGVEALREPGDDPYDFKEGDIEYTFSTSKRLKGQGREPSKKVKQGEEITSNGALPDGKDAMSIFNSAPKSDESSQDDGAAKANPSLTREKDLVVNISDLDNIFDEDEEELGHSTKLPVSTEDRPLGKEGRVAVPYPSIADLQRMFPTPPSLEQHPAFSPIMTYRDTPSQEPPAPSGAADHLPPSASTQLTEYRMEIEEGMASPRQDDFKPQIGSSMFAPLSCLPSQSLPPLKIPEQCYYRPSWALMPKMEHFPTVMHPQNNTFIKDGYTNVPSVNTLTDQEYGQMSATTASMSTTVGILPSPATPRFSVPTPRTPRTPRGINAASSGQGSVKQDGTELSSPASTPSTSLPLSSVEPLARPGPSLPEAHSLYTILLLSDSVLNVFKDRNFDSCCICACNMNVKGADVGVYIPDSTCEDQYRCMCGFSAIVNRLLAHGTGLFLEDELDIYGRTSEVGRAAERRLALCRRDPTMGDPRAKRPQDAAPASPLVMVLLREQCSQPISSLASLHLPLSCSCHGRKGALLQSWMSEKQWADGSDACVECYNAFEQGLQYVDNPTGGKVDPAVVRSTVLHSWPHTNVVDMSMLSSQDMVRMLLSLQPFLQDAIQKKRTGRTWENIQHVQGPLTWQQFHKMAGRGSYGSEESPEPLPIPTVLLGYDRERDFLALSPLALPFWEKLLLEPYGGQRDVAYLVLCPNSPSLLAAARAFFQELSAVYETCRLGKHRPLAKVSRDGLVRVGDEVEQEKLEELDVDQWLTGPWAGQQHTDNLSKLKLYAYACKQQLGPQLSALPLDSSLLLPPKVQPPLNPTSSAQTASSGQPQAWGPDGEQAPGAASSGNAPTPSGATSNQTGETTQGTTSDSKGPSSATPPANTPAEIPELTSEQSRIGIPTVADSVDSHTNPPAIVIYIVDAFLSLSGSRNEGGEEEESDEVEASSIWLLGLLRCYTEMLQTLPEMMRPALVLQVVPCQYLLQPASGESHLYLQHLRSLAFSCYSQCRRLLPQQTHIKSLTGFGPVSTVNSVLKSPEHPSPLQLYSPPFILGPTRPKQPEQGEIWAEIPPKYNVLFVGYCLSHDQRWILVSCTDQQGELLETCIINIDVPNRARRPKVSARKMGLQKLWEWCIGLIQMTSLPWRIVIGRLGRLGHGELKDWSSLLGEHSLHSIGRQLREACRMCGISAADSPTILSACLVAMEPQGSLVVMPDAVTMGSVFGRSTALNLQTSQLNTPQDASCTHILVFPTSATTQLAPSSYPTEDNNDDMFDLPFPDELENDIGHDMMLITGNLHPSPNTSPVPSPGSPSGMGMGSHFQHTKSQGERLLSRDSPPEELKQQPLALGYYVSTAQANGLPHWFWASCPQAESQCPLFLKASLHHHISIAHSDELVTDKTKRTPHPLDSKTTSDVLRFVLEQYNALSWLTCTPATQDRQSCLPVHLAVLIQMYNAILNML
- the LOC104924912 gene encoding mediator of RNA polymerase II transcription subunit 13-like isoform X1, with product MTTTANWVANGASLEDCHSNIFSLAELTGIKWRCYGFRSGGEYGPVISAPAQDDPVLRSFMRCVQANLLCVWRRKIKPDAKELWIFWWGEEPNLSDVIHHELEVSEEGLWECGLSYECRTLLFKAIHNLLERCLMDKGFLRIGKWFFKPHELEEKSLGNSEHLSCSFSFFLHGESNVCTSVEIAQHQPAYHVTEQHIRLAQTSITPVQVILSPYGLSGTLTGQAYKMSDPAARKLMEEWSYFYPMVLQQKEGSGEKEKEEASQAYDRNCHVAVEVIVGGVRMTYPAALVLIAQGDVPVEQPPPVPVAQGLNREPNHCSVALTPPTSPQQPCSADSGFVTSVSSVPTPDSSMGVPSISPKHSGKKLTCQVVHQAWRECYLNQPQYISNQPSDETPKKEVPNGVTTWDFNDLGARASCSCSRLKQQKLNLTTTSTANPQTSANSTQSSGPSLYPPSLPKHKTSDKTEKADKQSKKPATIPFHHRLSVTQETPLEQDSPGGPQLGGLVALEPPLEPLAALPSCKYPKPLSNGRKAPETLLHSPMSPLPPTLSPHPRVQDPEVLDGPVDMPVCPDGASGLGLIASETAVYTALLRQRENGAGWWRGFRTPRTDKTDFRPPELSSDILEEVKTEIATEGAPLKRLYTQTLKRFKISEERVRDHIHTLGLFQQPGVEALREPGDDPYDFKEGDIEYTFSTSKRLKGQGREPSKKVKQGEEITSNGALPDGKDAMSIFNSAPKSDESSQDDGAAKANPSLTREKDLVVNISDLDNIFDEDEEELGTVYPNQHSTKLPVSTEDRPLGKEGRVAVPYPSTVADLQRMFPTPPSLEQHPAFSPIMTYRDTPSQEPPAPSGAADHLPPSASTQLTEYRMEIEEGMASPRQDDFKPQIGSSMFAPLSCLPSQSLPPLKIPEQCYYRPSWALMPKMEHFPTVMHPQNNTFIKDGYTNVPSVNTLTDQEYGQMSATTASMSTTVGILPSPATPRFSVPTPRTPRTPRGINAASSGQGSVKQDGTELSSPASTPSTSLPLSSVEPLARPGPSLPEAHSLYTILLLSDSVLNVFKDRNFDSCCICACNMNVKGADVGVYIPDSTCEDQYRCMCGFSAIVNRLLAHGTGLFLEDELDIYGRTSEVGRAAERRLALCRRDPTMGDPRAKRPQDAAPASPLVMVLLREQCSQPISSLASLHLPLSCSCHGRKGALLQSWMSEKQWADGSDACVECYNAFEQGLQYVDNPTGGKVDPAVVRSTVLHSWPHTNVVDMSMLSSQDMVRMLLSLQPFLQDAIQKKRTGRTWENIQHVQGPLTWQQFHKMAGRGSYGSEESPEPLPIPTVLLGYDRERDFLALSPLALPFWEKLLLEPYGGQRDVAYLVLCPNSPSLLAAARAFFQELSAVYETCRLGKHRPLAKVSRDGLVRVGDEVEQEKLEELDVDQWLTGPWAGQQHTDNLSKLKLYAYACKQQLGPQLSALPLDSSLLLPPKVQPPLNPTSSAQTASSGQPQAWGPDGEQAPGAASSGNAPTPSGATSNQTGETTQGTTSDSKGPSSATPPANTPAEIPELTSEQSRIGIPTVADSVDSHTNPPAIVIYIVDAFLSLSGSRNEGGEEEESDEVEASSIWLLGLLRCYTEMLQTLPEMMRPALVLQVVPCQYLLQPASGESHLYLQHLRSLAFSCYSQCRRLLPQQTHIKSLTGFGPVSTVNSVLKSPEHPSPLQLYSPPFILGPTRPKQPEQGEIWAEIPPKYNVLFVGYCLSHDQRWILVSCTDQQGELLETCIINIDVPNRARRPKVSARKMGLQKLWEWCIGLIQMTSLPWRIVIGRLGRLGHGELKDWSSLLGEHSLHSIGRQLREACRMCGISAADSPTILSACLVAMEPQGSLVVMPDAVTMGSVFGRSTALNLQTSQLNTPQDASCTHILVFPTSATTQLAPSSYPTEDNNDDMFDLPFPDELENDIGHDMMLITGNLHPSPNTSPVPSPGSPSGMGMGSHFQHTKSQGERLLSRDSPPEELKQQPLALGYYVSTAQANGLPHWFWASCPQAESQCPLFLKASLHHHISIAHSDELVTDKTKRTPHPLDSKTTSDVLRFVLEQYNALSWLTCTPATQDRQSCLPVHLAVLIQMYNAILNML